A stretch of the Terriglobales bacterium genome encodes the following:
- a CDS encoding recombinase family protein translates to MRIAIYSRVSTDGQDATNQLRQLRQHCEAQGWQIVQEYVDVASGGRADREQLQAMLRDAGKRRFEAVLVWALDRLTREGPLAALTYLQRLSSVGVKFTSYSEPYISTIGPLGDGIIALLSCFAKMEKDRLRERTLAGLARAKAQGRVGGRPKSLRDHHRAEIAALRESGATFKQIAEKFGVCELTIRRTLA, encoded by the coding sequence ATGAGAATCGCCATTTATAGCCGCGTTAGCACTGACGGACAGGATGCAACAAACCAACTTCGTCAATTGAGACAGCACTGCGAAGCTCAGGGCTGGCAGATAGTCCAAGAATACGTTGACGTTGCCAGTGGAGGCCGTGCAGACCGCGAACAACTACAGGCGATGCTCAGAGACGCTGGTAAACGTCGCTTTGAGGCCGTTCTGGTTTGGGCGTTAGACCGTCTCACCAGAGAAGGGCCATTAGCAGCCCTCACGTACCTGCAACGACTGTCTAGCGTCGGTGTGAAGTTCACCAGCTACAGCGAACCATATATCTCCACCATTGGGCCGCTCGGTGACGGAATCATCGCCCTGCTCAGTTGCTTCGCCAAAATGGAGAAAGACAGGCTGCGCGAGCGAACGCTTGCAGGGCTTGCCCGTGCCAAGGCCCAGGGCCGCGTAGGTGGCCGTCCAAAGTCCCTGCGTGACCATCACAGGGCAGAGATTGCAGCCCTGCGGGAGTCCGGTGCCACGTTCAAACAAATCGCTGAGAAGTTCGGCGTATGCGAGTTGACCATTCGCCGGACACTCGCGTAG
- a CDS encoding site-specific integrase — protein MEISRNPIELVVVRGATNRTRQPRSLTVEEFQRLIQHSGEPLRTMAQVAVCFGLRVSELLALKWGDIDWLRGKLHIQRAIVMQNVDDVKTIASRKPMSIDASLLEVFQVWRQRTQFSGDTDWVFASPVELGRLPYSYPWFWLELQKAAKAAELGKLGTHTFRHTYRSWLDAVGTPIAVQQRMMRHTDIRTTLNVYGDVVTGEMEQAGSRVAELALSGLL, from the coding sequence ATGGAGATTTCGCGCAATCCGATAGAGCTAGTAGTAGTGCGAGGCGCGACGAATCGGACGAGGCAACCAAGAAGCCTAACCGTTGAAGAATTCCAGAGGCTAATTCAACACTCGGGAGAGCCGCTTCGAACGATGGCTCAGGTGGCAGTATGTTTCGGCTTACGAGTCTCTGAGTTGCTGGCTCTCAAGTGGGGCGATATTGACTGGCTACGAGGAAAGCTGCACATACAGAGAGCCATCGTGATGCAGAACGTTGATGATGTAAAAACCATCGCGTCTCGGAAGCCAATGAGTATTGATGCTTCACTTCTAGAGGTATTCCAAGTATGGCGACAACGTACCCAGTTTTCAGGGGACACTGATTGGGTGTTTGCGAGTCCAGTGGAACTGGGCCGACTGCCTTATTCCTATCCTTGGTTCTGGCTGGAACTCCAAAAGGCAGCCAAGGCAGCGGAACTGGGAAAGCTGGGAACTCACACTTTCCGACATACCTACCGGAGTTGGCTTGATGCCGTCGGTACTCCTATAGCAGTGCAGCAACGCATGATGCGTCACACGGACATTAGAACGACTCTTAATGTTTACGGTGACGTTGTAACCGGAGAGATGGAGCAAGCTGGTTCGAGAGTCGCGGAACTCGCTCTAAGTGGACTGCTCTAA
- the bfr gene encoding bacterioferritin, producing the protein MKGDAKVLAVLQEVLKAELTAINQYFLHAEMCENWGYERLANYVRKESIDEMKHAEKLMERILYLDGTPNMSDYFKINIGGSVEQQFKNDLQVEYDAVKRLNDGVHVCSAANDAGSRELLEHILVDEEHHIDWLEAQLELIKQMGIQNYLAQQMGEGED; encoded by the coding sequence GTGAAAGGTGATGCGAAAGTTCTGGCAGTCCTGCAAGAAGTGCTGAAAGCTGAATTGACGGCCATCAACCAATACTTCCTTCATGCCGAGATGTGCGAGAACTGGGGTTATGAGCGGCTCGCGAACTACGTCCGAAAAGAATCCATCGACGAGATGAAGCACGCGGAGAAGTTGATGGAGCGGATTCTGTATCTCGACGGGACGCCGAACATGAGCGATTACTTCAAAATCAATATCGGCGGCTCGGTGGAACAACAATTCAAGAACGACTTGCAGGTGGAGTACGACGCCGTGAAGCGGCTGAACGATGGCGTTCACGTCTGCTCCGCGGCGAACGATGCCGGGTCGCGCGAACTGCTGGAACACATCCTGGTGGATGAAGAACACCATATCGACTGGCTCGAAGCGCAACTGGAGTTGATCAAGCAGATGGGGATCCAGAACTACCTGGCGCAGCAGATGGGCGAAGGCGAAGACTAA